A region of Planococcus sp. MSAK28401 DNA encodes the following proteins:
- a CDS encoding DUF309 domain-containing protein: MHPLNHPLFLQYIIHFNDEKDYFECHEVGEEYWKQIAPKDKTHPLTGWIQLAVGMYHWRRSNYPGALRSLIRAKPKLTEAGIWTEGFDQQQLTRLLTESIQGVTDREPFEHRDLPLVPGELVQAIEERKHQYLAPAHDEHYLMHKHRLRDRSEIIALRQQKKRRNL; the protein is encoded by the coding sequence ATGCATCCGCTTAACCATCCTTTATTCCTTCAGTACATCATCCACTTCAATGATGAAAAAGATTATTTCGAATGCCATGAAGTCGGCGAAGAGTATTGGAAACAAATCGCCCCGAAAGACAAAACGCATCCACTGACCGGGTGGATCCAATTGGCGGTCGGCATGTACCATTGGCGCCGCAGCAATTATCCCGGAGCACTACGCTCACTTATACGGGCCAAACCGAAACTCACTGAAGCAGGCATTTGGACCGAGGGCTTCGACCAGCAGCAATTGACACGGCTCCTTACCGAATCGATACAGGGAGTCACAGACCGCGAGCCATTCGAGCACCGCGACCTGCCCCTTGTGCCAGGCGAGCTTGTCCAGGCAATCGAAGAAAGGAAGCACCAATACTTGGCCCCTGCACACGATGAGCATTATTTGATGCACAAGCACCGGTTGCGTGACCGGTCGGAAATCATTGCGCTCCGGCAACAGAAAAAAAGGCGGAACCTTTAA
- a CDS encoding GNAT family N-acetyltransferase, with the protein MLYRYKKSFEKIAMGLLSFMPKERELKKLQQTMHIYEENPEWQLFLWKKEDDFVGLLGVEVADDHYTIHHVSVNPSHRGDGIGHQMIDKIQDMMQHREMRATDETEAFLNKCPVKKGGL; encoded by the coding sequence ATGTTATACAGATACAAAAAATCATTTGAAAAGATCGCCATGGGCTTATTGTCGTTCATGCCCAAAGAACGCGAACTGAAAAAGCTGCAGCAGACCATGCACATCTATGAAGAAAACCCAGAATGGCAATTGTTCCTATGGAAAAAAGAGGACGATTTTGTGGGGTTGTTAGGTGTGGAAGTCGCAGATGATCATTACACCATCCATCACGTGTCGGTGAATCCATCCCATCGGGGCGACGGGATCGGACATCAGATGATTGATAAGATTCAAGACATGATGCAGCACCGGGAAATGCGCGCTACAGATGAAACCGAAGCTTTCCTGAATAAATGCCCAGTAAAAAAAGGCGGCCTTTAA